A genomic region of Actinomycetes bacterium contains the following coding sequences:
- a CDS encoding DUF1365 domain-containing protein, translating into MSDLEVLPALYDAEVVHARRQRLNRTFIHRISLWLVDLDALPVLPWWLRSFGRFEASDHLGDPGRSIRENLDTWLASQGVDLQGGKVVMLANARTLGHVFNPITLYWCSQPDGRPECVVAEVHNTYGERHCYLLRPDTEGRAEAAKEFYVSPFLEMGGGYEMRVSRPEQNLSVAVSLRQHDQIVFAVGLRGARHPATRRRLLRTMLRHPLGTYRVSALIRMHGIRLWLTRVPVLPRTPHVPQEGVQ; encoded by the coding sequence ATGTCCGACCTCGAGGTGCTGCCGGCCCTGTACGACGCCGAGGTGGTCCATGCCCGGCGACAGCGGCTCAACCGGACGTTCATCCATCGGATCTCCTTGTGGTTGGTCGACTTGGACGCCCTGCCGGTGCTGCCCTGGTGGCTGCGGTCGTTCGGCCGGTTCGAGGCGTCTGATCATCTTGGCGACCCGGGACGGTCGATCCGGGAGAACCTCGACACCTGGCTGGCCAGCCAAGGAGTGGACCTCCAGGGCGGCAAGGTGGTGATGCTGGCCAACGCCCGCACGCTCGGCCACGTGTTCAACCCGATCACGCTGTACTGGTGCTCGCAGCCGGACGGTCGCCCTGAGTGTGTGGTGGCGGAGGTGCACAACACCTACGGCGAGCGGCACTGCTACCTGTTGCGGCCTGACACCGAGGGGCGGGCCGAGGCCGCCAAGGAGTTCTACGTCTCCCCATTCCTCGAGATGGGCGGCGGCTATGAGATGAGGGTCAGCCGGCCGGAGCAGAACCTGTCGGTTGCGGTGTCGCTGCGCCAGCACGACCAGATCGTCTTCGCCGTCGGGCTCCGCGGCGCCCGACACCCGGCCACCCGCCGACGGTTGCTGCGGACCATGCTGCGCCACCCGCTCGGCACCTACCGCGTCTCCGCACTGATCAGGATGCACGGGATCCGGCTGTGGCTGACCCGAGTCCCTGTGCTGCCCAGGACACCGCACGTCCCTCAGGAGGGGGTCCAGTGA